One segment of Streptomyces sp. TG1A-8 DNA contains the following:
- a CDS encoding AbfB domain-containing protein, with the protein MSPVTSGSPSLDKGDATWIVRRGLADGSCVCLEPRNHPGDFLGHFDHRLHRQPMDGTARFRADATFCPQTGRSGTDTSSASYDYPTRHLRHYDHGVHLAGNGGSTSGTAAPPGPPT; encoded by the coding sequence ATCTCCCCGGTGACGTCGGGCAGCCCCTCCCTCGACAAGGGCGACGCGACCTGGATCGTGCGCCGTGGGCTCGCCGACGGCTCATGCGTCTGCCTGGAGCCGCGCAACCACCCCGGTGACTTCCTGGGCCACTTCGACCACCGGCTCCACCGGCAGCCCATGGACGGCACCGCCCGGTTCCGGGCCGACGCCACCTTCTGCCCGCAGACCGGCAGGAGCGGCACGGACACCTCGTCCGCCTCGTACGACTACCCCACGCGCCACCTGCGCCACTACGACCACGGCGTCCACCTGGCGGGCAACGGCGGCTCCACGTCTGGGACGGCAGCACCACCTGGGCCGCCGACGTGA
- a CDS encoding sensor histidine kinase, which produces MTWWRTVKCRVAAVRAARARWRADMEEFRTARRAVLKEGRDPAAEHPGPPPTGFALLPWLLLGMGSFSNLLQGKTPNAWVGAVGLFAFNSLYVYVTFRSFDRGRRETPSTRLALLLMGVLTTGLALGYGGSWLMFFPLLGLAAGAALRGRWLARTGMLLAVYAGGVSALRDAANAVNIAYGTFLSTMVTAAILGLSEAVRELRAAREELARRAVAEERLRFSRDLHDLLGHTLSVIVVKSEAARRLAQRDLDAALAQIGDIESVGRQALTEIREAVTGYREGSLATELARARSALSAAGTRTEVRQSGTPLAPQTEALFGWVVREAVTNVVRHSDATHCGITVTSSTERARLTVTDNGTGKAVTRPREGIGGTGLAGLTERLAAAGGSLTAGPSPRGGFTVTAELPVEPAHLAAAGLVTAPRAG; this is translated from the coding sequence ATGACGTGGTGGCGGACAGTGAAGTGCCGGGTGGCGGCGGTGCGGGCGGCGCGTGCCCGGTGGCGCGCGGACATGGAGGAGTTCAGGACGGCCCGGCGGGCGGTCCTGAAGGAGGGGCGCGACCCGGCCGCCGAGCATCCCGGTCCGCCGCCCACCGGCTTCGCGCTGCTGCCCTGGCTGCTGCTGGGCATGGGGTCCTTCTCCAACCTGCTCCAGGGCAAGACGCCGAACGCGTGGGTCGGCGCCGTGGGCCTGTTCGCGTTCAACTCGCTGTACGTCTACGTCACCTTCCGCTCCTTCGACCGCGGCAGGCGCGAGACGCCCTCCACCCGGCTGGCGCTGCTGCTGATGGGCGTGCTGACCACGGGTCTGGCCCTCGGGTACGGCGGCAGCTGGCTGATGTTCTTCCCACTGCTGGGCCTCGCCGCGGGAGCCGCCCTGCGCGGCCGGTGGCTGGCCCGCACCGGCATGCTGCTCGCGGTGTACGCGGGGGGCGTCTCCGCCCTCCGGGACGCCGCGAACGCGGTGAACATCGCCTACGGCACGTTCCTGTCGACCATGGTGACCGCCGCGATCCTCGGTCTGTCCGAGGCGGTGCGGGAGCTGCGCGCCGCGCGCGAGGAACTGGCCCGGCGCGCGGTGGCGGAGGAGCGGTTGCGCTTCTCCCGTGACCTGCACGACCTGCTGGGCCACACGCTGTCGGTGATCGTGGTGAAGTCGGAGGCGGCCCGCCGGCTGGCGCAGCGGGACCTGGACGCGGCGCTGGCGCAGATCGGCGACATCGAGTCGGTGGGCCGGCAGGCGCTGACGGAGATACGGGAGGCGGTGACCGGCTACCGCGAGGGCAGCCTGGCCACCGAGCTGGCCCGGGCCCGCTCGGCGCTGTCCGCGGCGGGCACGCGCACGGAGGTGCGCCAGTCCGGAACACCCCTGGCCCCGCAGACCGAGGCGCTGTTCGGCTGGGTGGTGCGCGAGGCGGTGACCAACGTGGTCCGGCACAGCGACGCCACCCACTGCGGGATCACCGTCACGAGCAGCACCGAGCGGGCCCGGCTCACGGTCACCGACAACGGCACCGGCAAGGCCGTCACCCGGCCCCGGGAGGGCATCGGCGGCACCGGCCTCGCGGGCCTGACCGAGCGCCTCGCGGCGGCGGGCGGCTCGCTGACGGCCGGCCCGTCGCCGCGCGGCGGCTTCACGGTGACCGCCGAACTCCCGGTGGAGCCCGCGCACCTGGCTGCCGCCGGACTCGTTACGGCGCCCAGGGCGGGCTGA
- a CDS encoding ABC transporter permease has translation MLDYVRLEIRRTLRDTGFVVGGIAMPVMMYLLFTNLGDGGGGWKTAAMVGMAAYGAVGSALNTGGAVAEDRSTGWLRQLRVTPMPPHQVVTGRALTGAVTVLPSIVTVLAAGGLFNGVRLAVWQWAAVTLLLWLGSIPFTLLGLGNGYRLSGPATGVVNMMCNMGLAVLGGLWFPVSLFPDWLRGLSAYTPTRRFAQLGTAVTDGQAPAAGAIIVLTAWLLVFGSYAVLSYRRGAGTI, from the coding sequence ATGCTCGACTACGTGCGCCTGGAGATCCGCCGCACCCTGCGCGACACGGGCTTCGTGGTCGGCGGGATCGCGATGCCGGTGATGATGTACCTGCTGTTCACCAACCTCGGTGACGGGGGCGGCGGCTGGAAGACGGCGGCGATGGTGGGCATGGCCGCCTACGGCGCGGTCGGTTCGGCGCTGAACACCGGTGGCGCGGTCGCCGAGGACCGGTCCACCGGCTGGCTGCGCCAGTTGCGCGTGACGCCGATGCCGCCGCACCAGGTGGTGACCGGCCGGGCGCTGACCGGCGCGGTGACCGTGCTGCCCTCGATCGTCACGGTGCTCGCGGCGGGCGGGCTGTTCAACGGCGTGCGGCTGGCGGTCTGGCAGTGGGCCGCGGTGACGTTGCTGCTGTGGCTCGGTTCGATCCCCTTCACGCTGCTGGGCCTCGGCAACGGCTACCGGCTGTCCGGGCCCGCCACGGGTGTGGTCAACATGATGTGCAACATGGGCCTGGCGGTACTGGGCGGACTCTGGTTCCCCGTCAGCCTGTTCCCGGACTGGCTGCGCGGCCTGTCCGCGTACACCCCCACCCGCCGCTTCGCCCAGCTGGGCACCGCGGTCACGGACGGACAGGCCCCCGCCGCCGGTGCCATCATCGTCCTGACGGCCTGGCTGCTGGTGTTCGGTTCGTACGCTGTGCTGTCGTACCGCCGTGGTGCGGGAACCATCTGA
- a CDS encoding ABC transporter ATP-binding protein, whose product MTQRGSAVSFTGAVKTYGAVRAVDGIDLDIAHGETVALLGRNGAGKSTTIGLLLGLYEPDAGAVELFGAGPERSVRAGRVGAMLQDARPVPRVTVGELVGFVARRYPAPMPVARALELAGIADLAGRRVDRLSGGQVQRVRFAVALAGDPALLVLDEPTAALDVTARHAFWESMRAYARRGHTVLFSTHYLQEADAHADRILVIDRGRIVADGTGEDLRRAAGGSLVSVRPAGRDPQELALLPGVRSVEVREGRVRLRSDDSDATVMALARLDAVRDLEVAPASLDDAFLALTSADRELETV is encoded by the coding sequence ATGACACAGAGGGGAAGCGCCGTCTCCTTCACGGGGGCGGTCAAGACGTACGGTGCCGTGCGCGCCGTGGACGGCATCGACCTGGACATCGCGCACGGCGAGACGGTGGCCCTGCTGGGCCGCAACGGGGCCGGCAAGTCGACCACGATCGGGCTGCTGCTGGGCCTGTACGAGCCCGACGCGGGCGCGGTGGAGCTGTTCGGCGCCGGGCCGGAGCGGTCCGTGCGCGCGGGCCGGGTGGGCGCGATGCTCCAGGACGCCCGTCCGGTCCCCCGGGTGACCGTCGGGGAACTGGTCGGCTTCGTGGCCCGGCGCTATCCGGCGCCGATGCCGGTGGCGCGGGCGCTGGAGCTGGCCGGGATCGCGGACCTGGCCGGGCGACGGGTGGACCGGCTGTCCGGCGGGCAGGTGCAGCGGGTGCGGTTCGCGGTCGCGCTCGCCGGCGACCCCGCGCTGCTGGTGCTGGACGAGCCGACGGCGGCGCTGGACGTGACCGCGCGGCACGCCTTCTGGGAGTCCATGCGCGCCTACGCCCGCCGGGGCCACACCGTGCTGTTCTCCACGCACTACCTGCAGGAGGCGGACGCCCACGCCGACCGGATCCTCGTCATCGACCGCGGGCGGATCGTCGCCGACGGCACCGGCGAGGACCTGCGGCGCGCGGCGGGCGGCAGCCTGGTCTCCGTGCGCCCGGCCGGGCGCGACCCGCAGGAGCTGGCCCTGCTGCCCGGCGTGCGGTCGGTGGAGGTGCGCGAGGGCCGGGTGCGGCTGCGCAGCGACGACTCCGACGCGACCGTGATGGCCCTGGCCCGGCTGGACGCGGTCCGGGACCTCGAGGTGGCCCCGGCCTCGCTGGACGACGCGTTCCTCGCCCTCACCTCGGCCGACCGCGAACTGGAGACGGTGTGA
- a CDS encoding MaoC/PaaZ C-terminal domain-containing protein, which yields MPIDAAKALAAAPRSGRIAWTAGDVLLYHLGIGAGMNPDATDPATDPGELRYALETRLRVLPSFATVAGAGAPGVISGLSMPGVDVDPATVLHGGQRLEVHRPVPAEGTAATTDRITAVHDKGTATVLVLRTEAADADGPLWTSEAEIFVRGEGGRGGDRGPVGRRPEPPAGPPDRTVERPTRPDQALLYRLSGDRNLLHADPAFAGRAGFDRPILHGLCTYGITLKAVVDTLLDGEVTPVRSCAARFTGVVYPGETLRVRMWRQAGERAGGGDGSVRVAVSAVERDDAPVLTGTVVLRP from the coding sequence ATGCCCATCGACGCCGCCAAGGCCCTCGCCGCCGCGCCCCGGTCCGGCCGGATCGCCTGGACCGCCGGGGACGTCCTGCTCTACCACCTCGGCATCGGCGCCGGCATGAACCCGGACGCCACCGACCCCGCCACCGACCCCGGCGAACTGCGCTACGCCCTGGAGACCCGGCTGCGCGTCCTGCCGAGCTTCGCCACCGTTGCGGGCGCGGGCGCCCCCGGCGTGATCAGCGGCCTGTCGATGCCCGGCGTCGACGTCGACCCGGCCACGGTGCTGCACGGCGGCCAGAGGTTGGAGGTCCACCGGCCCGTCCCGGCCGAGGGCACCGCCGCCACCACCGACCGCATCACCGCCGTGCACGACAAGGGCACGGCCACCGTCCTCGTGCTGCGCACCGAAGCCGCGGACGCCGACGGCCCGTTGTGGACGAGCGAGGCCGAGATCTTCGTGCGCGGCGAAGGGGGCCGGGGCGGCGACCGCGGCCCCGTCGGCCGCCGCCCGGAGCCGCCCGCCGGCCCGCCCGACCGGACCGTCGAGCGGCCCACCCGTCCCGACCAGGCCCTGCTCTACCGCCTCAGCGGCGACCGCAACCTGCTGCACGCCGACCCCGCGTTCGCCGGGCGCGCCGGATTCGACCGGCCCATCCTGCACGGGCTGTGCACCTACGGCATCACCCTGAAGGCCGTGGTCGACACGCTGCTCGACGGCGAGGTGACCCCGGTGCGCTCCTGTGCCGCGCGGTTCACCGGGGTGGTGTACCCGGGGGAGACCCTGCGGGTGCGCATGTGGCGGCAGGCGGGGGAGCGGGCCGGGGGCGGGGACGGTTCCGTCCGGGTGGCCGTGAGCGCCGTCGAACGGGACGACGCGCCGGTCCTCACCGGCACCGTCGTGCTGCGCCCCTGA
- a CDS encoding Nif3-like dinuclear metal center hexameric protein has translation MPRLSEVIAALENLWPAERAESWDAVGTVVGDPGQEVTRVLFAVDPVRETVEEAVRLGADLLVTHHPLYLRGTTTVAASTSKGRIVHTLIKNDIALHVAHTNADTADPGVSDALAGALDLRVVGPLVPDPADPAGRRGLGRVCALDHPLTVRELAARAAERLPATAQGVRVAGDPDAVVRTIAVSGGSGDSLFDQVRAAGVDAFLTADLRHHPASEAVAHSPLALLDAAHWATEWPWCELAASQLDEISDRHGWDLRVHVSRAVTDPWTAHAASSVTTS, from the coding sequence GTGCCCCGTCTGTCTGAAGTCATCGCCGCACTGGAGAACCTGTGGCCCGCCGAGCGGGCCGAGTCCTGGGACGCGGTCGGCACCGTCGTGGGCGATCCCGGCCAGGAGGTCACCCGGGTCCTGTTCGCCGTCGACCCCGTGCGGGAGACCGTCGAGGAGGCCGTACGGCTCGGCGCCGACCTGCTGGTCACCCACCACCCGCTCTACCTGCGCGGGACGACCACGGTCGCGGCCTCCACCTCCAAGGGCCGCATCGTGCACACCCTCATCAAGAACGACATCGCCCTGCACGTGGCCCACACCAACGCCGACACGGCCGATCCGGGAGTGAGCGACGCGCTGGCCGGTGCGCTGGACCTGCGCGTCGTGGGGCCGCTCGTGCCGGACCCCGCCGATCCCGCGGGCCGCCGGGGCCTGGGCCGCGTCTGCGCGCTCGACCACCCGCTGACCGTCCGCGAACTGGCCGCCCGCGCCGCCGAACGGCTGCCCGCCACCGCGCAGGGCGTCCGGGTGGCGGGCGACCCCGACGCCGTCGTCCGCACGATCGCGGTCAGCGGCGGCTCCGGCGACAGCCTCTTCGACCAGGTCCGCGCGGCCGGCGTCGACGCCTTCCTCACCGCCGACCTGCGCCACCACCCGGCCTCGGAGGCCGTCGCGCACAGTCCTCTCGCGCTGCTCGACGCGGCGCACTGGGCCACCGAGTGGCCCTGGTGCGAGCTGGCCGCGAGCCAGCTCGACGAGATCTCCGACCGCCACGGCTGGGACCTCAGGGTCCACGTCTCCAGGGCGGTCACCGACCCCTGGACCGCCCACGCGGCGTCCTCCGTCACCACTAGCTAA